In Amycolatopsis endophytica, the following are encoded in one genomic region:
- a CDS encoding class I adenylate-forming enzyme family protein, with product MSDLDSDRKWIEATTLGDLLDRRAAEHPQRTALSFPGVELTFRELAERADHFARGLLTCGLRAGDTVGVLMSNCPDAIAVVFGAMKIGVVPVPVNARFKGYELGIVVRHSAMRLLVTHGPDGAGPDFPALLGETFPGQAGAGLAGTAVERVVVLGDPAPAPFLSEEEFAELAGRADPAEVRRRQELVRVRDTAIVMYTSGTSASPKGAMLSHEAITRYAAGLARTRFFLVPEDRVWTPLPLFHIGGLAFAFATVHAGCTYCHAGVFKPADALDDLERQRATVVLVGFETIWLPVVNQPDFAQRDLASIRAVMCVGVPERLRDMASRLPHATQVSCFGMTEASSFLALNHLTDSFDQRTGTGGHPLPGMECRVVDPATGADLPPGTEGELLFRGSNCFDGYFRDPELTASVFDEEGWFHTGDVATLDPEGRVTFVSRVKDMLKVGGENVSAVEVEDYLLRHPAVAIAQVVSAPDAHYVEVPAVYIQLAPGAAVTEQEIIDFCLGSIATFRVPRYVRFVTEWPMSGTKIKKYVLREWIAAELAEAGITEAPRLRPPALHSDVSPA from the coding sequence GTGTCTGATTTGGACTCCGACCGGAAGTGGATCGAGGCGACGACGCTGGGTGATCTACTCGACCGCCGGGCGGCTGAGCATCCACAACGGACGGCCCTGAGCTTTCCGGGAGTGGAACTCACCTTTCGCGAACTGGCCGAGCGGGCCGACCATTTCGCCCGCGGCCTGCTGACCTGCGGCCTGCGCGCCGGGGACACGGTCGGGGTGCTCATGTCGAACTGCCCGGACGCGATCGCGGTCGTCTTCGGCGCGATGAAGATCGGCGTGGTCCCCGTCCCGGTCAACGCCCGCTTCAAGGGCTACGAACTCGGGATCGTGGTCCGGCACTCGGCGATGCGGTTGTTGGTCACCCACGGTCCGGACGGCGCGGGCCCGGACTTCCCGGCGCTGCTCGGCGAAACCTTCCCCGGGCAGGCGGGCGCCGGGCTGGCGGGAACCGCGGTCGAGCGGGTCGTCGTGCTCGGTGACCCGGCCCCCGCGCCGTTCCTGTCCGAAGAGGAGTTCGCCGAGCTGGCCGGCCGGGCCGATCCGGCTGAGGTCCGGCGGCGGCAGGAACTGGTGCGCGTGCGGGACACCGCGATCGTCATGTACACCTCGGGAACGTCGGCGAGCCCGAAGGGCGCGATGCTCAGCCACGAGGCGATCACCAGGTACGCCGCGGGTCTCGCCCGCACGCGGTTCTTCCTGGTCCCCGAAGACCGGGTGTGGACACCGTTGCCGCTGTTCCACATCGGCGGGCTCGCCTTCGCCTTCGCCACCGTCCACGCCGGCTGCACCTACTGCCACGCCGGCGTCTTCAAGCCCGCCGACGCGCTGGACGACCTGGAACGGCAACGGGCGACCGTGGTGCTCGTGGGGTTCGAGACCATCTGGCTGCCGGTGGTGAACCAGCCGGACTTCGCCCAGCGTGATCTCGCCTCGATCCGGGCGGTGATGTGCGTCGGGGTGCCGGAACGGTTGCGGGACATGGCGTCCCGGTTGCCACACGCGACCCAGGTTTCGTGCTTCGGGATGACCGAGGCGTCGTCCTTCCTCGCGCTGAACCACCTGACCGACTCCTTCGACCAGCGCACCGGCACGGGCGGGCACCCACTGCCCGGGATGGAGTGCCGGGTGGTCGATCCGGCCACCGGTGCCGACCTTCCGCCGGGCACTGAGGGAGAGCTGCTCTTCCGCGGCAGCAACTGTTTCGACGGCTACTTCCGCGATCCGGAACTGACCGCCAGCGTGTTCGACGAGGAGGGCTGGTTCCACACGGGCGATGTGGCCACCCTCGATCCCGAAGGCCGCGTCACCTTCGTCAGCAGGGTGAAGGACATGCTCAAGGTCGGCGGGGAGAACGTCTCGGCCGTCGAGGTGGAGGACTACCTGTTGCGGCATCCCGCGGTCGCCATCGCGCAGGTCGTCAGCGCCCCGGACGCCCACTACGTCGAAGTGCCCGCGGTCTACATCCAGCTCGCGCCCGGCGCGGCGGTGACAGAGCAGGAGATCATCGACTTCTGCCTGGGCAGCATCGCGACGTTCCGGGTGCCCAGGTACGTGCGGTTCGTCACCGAGTGGCCGATGTCCGGAACGAAGATCAAGAAGTACGTGCTGCGCGAGTGGATCGCGGCCGAGCTGGCCGAGGCGGGCATCACCGAGGCACCACGACTGCGGCCGCCGGCCCTGCACAGCGACGTGAGCCCGGCATGA
- a CDS encoding YciI family protein produces MAWFLVQTVYDQEKYGAVRPRHREYLSKLASDGTVAVAGPFADDTGGAILIQAEDADALQAILDADPYVVEGALDGFTVREFKPALGAWVQ; encoded by the coding sequence ATGGCTTGGTTCCTGGTGCAGACGGTCTACGACCAGGAGAAGTACGGGGCCGTGCGGCCGCGGCACCGCGAGTACCTCTCGAAGCTCGCGTCCGACGGCACGGTCGCGGTGGCAGGCCCGTTCGCGGACGACACCGGCGGCGCGATCCTCATCCAGGCCGAGGATGCCGACGCGTTGCAGGCGATCCTCGACGCCGACCCGTACGTCGTCGAGGGCGCGCTCGACGGGTTCACGGTCCGTGAGTTCAAGCCCGCGCTGGGCGCCTGGGTTCAGTAG
- a CDS encoding pyridoxamine 5'-phosphate oxidase family protein — MSRRDLIRMTPGEVLAFVAGQKVINVATMNPNGRPHLAPLWYVPRGEGVATWTYRKSQKVANLSRLPQATVLIETGDTYDKLRGVQFEADVEIVEDTPAVAEIGSAMAERYGGGSLAADVVTQQAAKRVGLVFTPTKTVSWDHTKLGGVY; from the coding sequence ATGTCCCGCCGTGACCTGATCAGGATGACCCCCGGCGAGGTGCTCGCCTTCGTCGCCGGGCAGAAGGTCATCAACGTGGCCACGATGAACCCCAACGGCCGCCCGCACCTCGCCCCGCTCTGGTACGTGCCGAGGGGCGAGGGCGTGGCGACGTGGACGTACCGCAAGTCCCAGAAGGTCGCCAACCTCAGCCGGTTGCCGCAGGCCACCGTGCTGATCGAGACCGGGGACACCTACGACAAGCTGCGTGGCGTCCAGTTCGAGGCCGACGTCGAGATCGTCGAGGACACCCCGGCCGTCGCCGAGATCGGTTCGGCGATGGCGGAACGCTACGGCGGCGGTTCACTGGCCGCCGACGTGGTCACCCAGCAGGCGGCCAAACGGGTCGGGCTGGTGTTCACCCCGACGAAGACCGTCAGCTGGGACCACACCAAGCTCGGCGGGGTCTACTGA
- a CDS encoding cytochrome P450 yields MSELASMLRGRARAARDGDPVAAVLQLPRGRSGYARYERVRAAGDLVRGRGRLYMSASHATCGEVLRGRQFGAVPTAAAKLRLTPPRGQRSALLVHPLDDSFASVDPPEHTRLRRIVAPWFTTAAMKARAGFVERVVEDELDRLDRPGTVDLIDEFALRVPSRVICELLGLPPADHERFCRWGLEFGTLVDGARNPGEVRRTRTLLSEMADYFDGQAALRRREPGRDDLLEVLVRAVDQGEMTEAGMLATAEALLIGGFVTTSNIIGNAVVALDAAPGQREEFLSAPGQAARVVEEVLRLDAPAQYSVRVANEAVTLAGVDLPAGSVVVTLLAAANRDPGVFADPARFDFTRPNVRDHLSFAAGVHYCIGAGLARLEGEIALRSLYSRFPRLSQAGRARYCPSRVIRGPRLLPVTTRGAR; encoded by the coding sequence ATGAGCGAACTCGCGTCGATGCTGCGCGGCCGCGCCCGTGCGGCGCGCGACGGTGACCCGGTGGCCGCGGTGCTCCAGCTGCCGCGCGGCCGGTCCGGGTACGCCCGGTACGAGCGGGTGCGTGCCGCGGGTGACCTGGTGCGCGGGCGCGGCAGGCTGTACATGAGCGCGTCACACGCGACGTGCGGCGAGGTGCTGCGCGGCAGGCAGTTCGGCGCGGTGCCGACCGCCGCGGCGAAACTGCGCCTGACCCCGCCACGTGGTCAGCGCAGCGCACTGCTGGTCCACCCGCTCGACGACTCGTTCGCCTCGGTCGACCCGCCCGAGCACACCCGGCTGCGCAGGATCGTCGCGCCGTGGTTCACCACCGCGGCCATGAAAGCGCGTGCGGGGTTCGTCGAGCGGGTCGTCGAGGACGAGCTCGACCGCCTGGACCGGCCCGGCACGGTCGACCTGATCGACGAGTTCGCCCTCCGGGTGCCGAGCCGGGTGATCTGCGAACTGCTCGGCCTGCCGCCCGCGGACCACGAGCGGTTCTGCCGGTGGGGCCTGGAGTTCGGCACGCTCGTCGACGGCGCACGCAACCCCGGTGAGGTGCGCCGCACCCGGACGCTGCTCAGCGAGATGGCCGACTACTTCGATGGCCAGGCCGCGCTGCGCCGCCGCGAGCCCGGCCGGGACGACCTGCTGGAGGTGCTGGTCCGGGCCGTCGATCAGGGCGAGATGACCGAGGCCGGGATGCTCGCGACCGCCGAGGCTCTGCTCATCGGCGGGTTCGTCACCACGTCCAACATCATCGGCAACGCGGTGGTGGCCCTCGACGCGGCTCCCGGGCAGCGGGAGGAGTTCCTCTCCGCGCCCGGCCAGGCCGCGCGAGTGGTGGAGGAAGTCCTCCGGCTCGACGCGCCCGCCCAGTACAGCGTCCGCGTCGCGAACGAGGCGGTGACCCTCGCCGGCGTGGACCTGCCCGCGGGAAGCGTGGTGGTGACCCTGCTCGCCGCCGCGAACCGGGACCCCGGGGTGTTCGCGGATCCGGCGCGCTTCGACTTCACCCGGCCGAACGTCCGTGACCACCTGTCGTTCGCGGCGGGCGTGCACTACTGCATCGGCGCCGGCCTCGCGCGGCTGGAAGGAGAGATCGCCCTGCGTTCCCTGTACTCACGATTCCCCCGGTTGAGCCAGGCGGGCCGGGCACGGTACTGCCCGTCCCGCGTCATCCGCGGTCCGCGGCTGCTTCCGGTCACGACGCGAGGTGCACGATGA
- the nagA gene encoding N-acetylglucosamine-6-phosphate deacetylase, protein MLTGGRLALPEGLVEDGWLAVSGGAIAGIGTGTPPPGDRIDVGGSYVVPGFVDVHCHGGGGGSFSSGDAKEIATAVKAHRRHGTTTMLASLVSDPVRTLVDQMAVLRELVEDDELAGIHLEGPFIASARCGAHDPAVLREPDTATVDALLRAGHGAVRMVTLAPELNGGVRAVRQLAESGVIAAIGHTDGTEEQIRPAIDAGATVATHLFNGMRPLHHREPGPIGVLLDDERVTVELICDLVHVHPTVLRLAARYAGRGRTTLVTDAMSATDAADGRYHLGRLEVDVRDGVATLADTGSLAGSTLTMDAAFRNLVKGAGLPIPDAVRATSGRPAELLGLHDRLGSLRTGLAADLVVLDADLRPARVLRHGTWIA, encoded by the coding sequence GTGCTGACGGGCGGCAGGCTGGCGCTCCCCGAGGGGCTGGTCGAGGACGGGTGGCTCGCGGTCTCCGGCGGGGCGATCGCGGGCATCGGCACCGGAACGCCACCGCCAGGCGACCGGATCGACGTCGGCGGCTCCTACGTGGTGCCCGGGTTCGTCGACGTGCACTGCCACGGTGGCGGTGGCGGATCGTTCTCCAGCGGTGACGCGAAGGAGATCGCGACCGCGGTCAAGGCCCACCGCAGGCACGGCACCACGACGATGCTGGCGAGCCTGGTGTCCGATCCGGTCCGCACCCTGGTGGACCAGATGGCGGTGCTGCGCGAGCTGGTCGAGGACGACGAACTGGCGGGCATCCACCTGGAGGGCCCGTTCATCGCGTCGGCGCGCTGCGGCGCCCACGACCCGGCGGTCCTGCGCGAACCCGACACGGCGACCGTCGATGCCCTGCTGCGGGCCGGTCACGGCGCGGTGCGCATGGTCACGCTCGCGCCGGAGCTCAACGGCGGTGTCCGCGCGGTGCGGCAGCTCGCCGAGTCCGGTGTGATCGCGGCGATCGGGCACACCGACGGGACCGAGGAGCAGATCCGGCCCGCCATCGACGCGGGCGCCACGGTCGCGACGCACCTGTTCAACGGCATGCGGCCGCTGCACCACCGCGAACCCGGCCCGATCGGCGTGCTGCTGGACGACGAGCGCGTCACGGTCGAGCTGATCTGCGACCTGGTCCACGTGCACCCCACGGTGCTGCGCCTGGCGGCCCGGTACGCGGGCCGCGGCCGCACGACGCTCGTCACCGACGCCATGTCGGCCACCGACGCCGCCGACGGCCGCTACCACCTGGGCCGTCTCGAAGTCGACGTCCGCGACGGGGTGGCGACGCTGGCCGACACCGGATCGCTGGCGGGCAGCACGCTGACCATGGACGCCGCGTTCCGCAACCTGGTCAAGGGCGCCGGCCTGCCGATCCCCGACGCGGTCCGCGCCACCTCGGGACGCCCGGCCGAACTACTGGGCCTGCACGACCGGCTCGGCTCCCTGCGCACGGGCCTCGCGGCGGACCTGGTGGTGCTCGATGCCGACCTGCGCCCCGCCCGCGTCCTGCGCCACGGCACCTGGATCGCCTGA
- a CDS encoding MarR family winged helix-turn-helix transcriptional regulator gives MPSPVEEAAFTDTELDIADELGVQLVRFMRLLTKAKSQVAKLGPDGIERAAYAILFQLIHDGPQRTSKLAEALHAEISTISRQSSSLVQHGLVERLADPEDGRACLLAPTTEGMRVFEENRRQRNRWLAEVLAEWPEDERRVLNKLLDRLNTGIEHHAPQLADQVSARSKGDDA, from the coding sequence ATGCCATCTCCCGTCGAGGAAGCGGCCTTCACGGACACCGAGCTCGACATCGCCGATGAGCTGGGTGTTCAGCTCGTCCGCTTCATGCGGCTGCTCACCAAGGCGAAGTCGCAGGTGGCGAAGCTGGGGCCGGACGGTATCGAGCGCGCCGCGTACGCCATTCTCTTCCAGCTCATCCACGACGGGCCCCAGCGCACGAGCAAGCTCGCCGAGGCGCTGCACGCCGAGATCTCCACCATCAGCAGGCAGAGCAGCTCACTGGTGCAGCACGGCCTGGTCGAGCGGCTGGCCGATCCGGAGGACGGGCGGGCCTGCTTGCTGGCCCCGACGACGGAGGGGATGCGGGTGTTCGAAGAGAACCGCAGGCAACGCAACCGCTGGCTGGCCGAAGTGCTGGCCGAATGGCCGGAGGACGAACGCCGCGTCCTGAACAAGCTCCTGGACCGGCTCAACACGGGGATCGAGCACCACGCTCCACAACTCGCCGATCAGGTTTCGGCGCGCAGCAAGGGGGACGACGCATGA
- a CDS encoding prenyltransferase/squalene oxidase repeat-containing protein, whose protein sequence is MTALRTLAEKRGRDLGQVVTGALDYLTGCRRPDGSIAEDPAIRIFQDWDSVNALKAIGLWPEFATGTHRRTAEAIMDFLRAREKPTGMLSWGVLATGPADYCTETSSEYVTALTLAGRGAECGAKASFLRARQLPSGPWAEVHPHIPQAFQTEPSVTGFAAMALTGLDQEPRYLDEMLAFLAGRQQPDGHFGINWYYYGTYYYLMAPAVAALAEFGHLTAVARARDFVLSQQRQDGSWFDQIDEFGDYSSPEQHTAMALETLAHAGVGVGEPAVARGVDWLLGRVRPDGGWRGGRYPYPDTDSYRGFHATQDVFTTARAMSALKLLDGLEA, encoded by the coding sequence ATGACCGCATTGCGCACGCTCGCCGAGAAGCGGGGGCGCGACCTCGGCCAGGTCGTCACCGGCGCGCTGGACTACCTGACCGGATGCCGCCGCCCGGACGGTTCGATCGCCGAGGACCCGGCCATCCGGATCTTCCAGGACTGGGACTCGGTGAACGCCCTCAAGGCCATCGGGCTGTGGCCGGAGTTCGCCACCGGCACGCACCGGCGGACCGCCGAGGCCATCATGGATTTCCTGCGTGCGCGGGAAAAACCCACTGGAATGCTGAGCTGGGGTGTGCTGGCGACCGGGCCCGCCGACTACTGCACGGAAACCAGCAGCGAATACGTCACGGCGCTCACCCTGGCCGGTCGCGGCGCGGAGTGCGGCGCCAAGGCGTCGTTCCTGCGGGCCAGGCAGTTGCCGTCGGGACCGTGGGCGGAGGTGCACCCGCACATCCCGCAGGCGTTCCAGACCGAGCCGTCGGTGACCGGGTTCGCCGCGATGGCCCTCACCGGCCTCGACCAGGAGCCGCGGTACCTCGACGAGATGCTCGCCTTCCTCGCCGGACGGCAGCAGCCGGACGGGCACTTCGGCATCAACTGGTACTACTACGGCACCTACTACTACCTGATGGCCCCTGCCGTGGCCGCGCTCGCCGAGTTCGGCCACCTGACCGCCGTGGCGCGGGCCAGGGACTTCGTGTTGTCGCAGCAGCGCCAGGACGGCAGCTGGTTCGACCAGATCGACGAGTTCGGCGACTACTCCTCGCCCGAGCAGCACACCGCCATGGCGCTGGAAACCCTGGCCCACGCCGGCGTCGGCGTGGGGGAGCCCGCGGTCGCGCGTGGCGTGGACTGGTTGCTGGGGCGCGTCCGGCCGGACGGCGGTTGGCGCGGCGGCCGCTACCCCTACCCGGACACCGACAGCTACCGCGGATTCCACGCGACACAGGACGTTTTCACCACCGCGCGCGCGATGTCCGCGCTGAAGCTCCTCGACGGGCTGGAGGCCTGA
- a CDS encoding DedA family protein: MILAETATTLALMPKWFNPEYLLTQFGAYVIVGLCLVIFIESSIFPVLPGDSLLFTAGLFVAQGSIQTPLWLVCTLVTVAALLGNVVGYLIGWKAGPALFKRPDSKFFKQEYVDKTHAFLEKHGPKAVVLARFVPFVRTFITWIAGIGRMDPKKYFTYTVIGGILWAGGITALGHLLGNISFIKNNIEAIFILIVLVSVVPIVIEWARARREKKHAATSEPSDSEVTQQIPRIER; the protein is encoded by the coding sequence GTGATTCTCGCCGAGACCGCGACCACGCTCGCTCTGATGCCGAAGTGGTTCAACCCCGAGTACCTGCTGACCCAGTTCGGCGCGTACGTGATCGTCGGGCTGTGCCTGGTCATCTTCATCGAGAGCAGCATCTTCCCGGTGCTCCCCGGTGACTCGCTGCTGTTCACGGCGGGCCTGTTCGTGGCGCAGGGCTCGATCCAGACGCCGCTGTGGCTCGTGTGCACCCTGGTGACCGTCGCGGCGCTGCTGGGCAACGTCGTCGGTTACCTGATCGGGTGGAAGGCGGGGCCGGCGCTGTTCAAGCGGCCGGATTCGAAGTTCTTCAAACAGGAGTACGTCGACAAGACGCACGCGTTCCTGGAGAAGCACGGCCCGAAGGCCGTCGTGCTGGCGCGGTTCGTGCCCTTCGTGCGGACGTTCATCACCTGGATCGCCGGCATCGGCCGGATGGACCCGAAGAAGTACTTCACCTACACGGTCATCGGCGGCATCCTGTGGGCCGGCGGTATCACCGCGCTCGGTCACCTGCTCGGCAACATCTCGTTCATCAAGAACAACATCGAGGCCATCTTCATCCTGATCGTGCTGGTCTCGGTGGTGCCGATCGTCATCGAGTGGGCCAGGGCGCGGCGCGAGAAGAAGCACGCGGCGACCTCGGAGCCGTCGGACTCCGAGGTCACCCAGCAGATCCCGCGCATCGAGCGTTAG
- a CDS encoding SigE family RNA polymerase sigma factor has translation MPEGSAERSVERTLGHLRTMDGAGTATAQPAGPLTLEDLYKTHRMRLVRLAILLVDEPATAEDVVQEAFTGLYRNWGKLRDATAAVAYLRTAVVNGSRSVLRRRKTAREYVPPHAVNARSAESLAMLSSEHQSVVNALSKLPPRQREVLVLRYYGGLSEAEISEVAGISKGTVKSTASRALEALQKAMSA, from the coding sequence ATGCCGGAGGGCAGCGCGGAGCGCAGCGTCGAACGCACGCTCGGCCATTTGCGCACCATGGACGGGGCCGGAACCGCGACGGCCCAGCCTGCCGGGCCGCTGACCCTGGAGGATCTGTACAAGACCCACCGGATGCGGCTGGTCAGGCTGGCGATCCTGCTGGTCGACGAGCCGGCCACAGCCGAGGACGTCGTGCAGGAAGCCTTCACCGGGCTCTACCGGAACTGGGGGAAGCTGCGGGACGCGACAGCCGCGGTCGCGTACCTGCGCACGGCCGTCGTCAACGGCTCACGCAGCGTGCTGCGGCGCCGCAAGACCGCCCGCGAGTACGTCCCGCCGCACGCGGTCAACGCCCGGTCGGCGGAGAGCCTGGCCATGTTGTCCAGCGAGCACCAGTCGGTGGTCAACGCCCTGTCGAAGCTCCCGCCGCGGCAACGTGAGGTACTCGTCCTGCGTTACTACGGCGGGCTCTCGGAGGCCGAGATCTCCGAGGTCGCGGGCATTTCCAAGGGCACGGTGAAGTCCACCGCGAGCCGCGCGCTGGAGGCTCTGCAGAAGGCCATGAGTGCCTAA
- a CDS encoding FAD-binding oxidoreductase — MSTDALLTKLRADLGKDAVLTDADVTGSYSRDMMPLAPSGRPLAVVLPSDVEGVQAVVRACAEAGVPIVPRGAGSGLSGAANAIDGCVVLVMTKLNQIVEVDAGNRLAVVQPGVVNLEFRDAVEKHGLFYPPDPSSYDWCTIGGNLSTNAGGLCCVKYGVTTDSVLGLEVVLADGSILRTGRRTVKGVAGYDLARLFVGSEGTLGVITQATVALRPLPQAPGTLVAGFDTTEAAGTAVARTVREGLVPSLMEIMDASSIKAAETYLNTDLGAGSDCQALLLCQSDSGGEAARRELAALEQICQDSGATMTYATDDLAEGRMLMQARRVVLTALEQYGVWLTDDVSVPRTRIAELIAGCQRISDDVGLRIAVVGHAGDGNMHPTIVYQPDNEDEFTRARKAFDAILDVGLSLGGTVTGEHGVGKIKKEWLEREIGPVGLRVHRQIKQALDPGNLFNPGSMFSMT, encoded by the coding sequence ATGAGCACCGACGCTTTGCTGACGAAACTGCGCGCCGACCTGGGCAAGGACGCTGTTCTGACGGATGCGGACGTCACCGGCAGCTACTCCCGCGACATGATGCCGCTGGCACCTTCGGGCCGTCCGTTGGCGGTGGTGCTGCCCTCGGACGTCGAGGGCGTCCAGGCGGTGGTCCGCGCGTGCGCGGAGGCGGGGGTGCCGATCGTGCCGCGCGGGGCGGGCAGCGGGCTGTCCGGTGCCGCGAACGCCATCGACGGGTGTGTCGTCCTCGTGATGACCAAGCTGAACCAGATCGTCGAGGTCGACGCGGGCAACCGGCTCGCGGTGGTGCAGCCGGGCGTCGTCAACCTCGAGTTCCGTGACGCGGTGGAGAAGCACGGGCTGTTCTACCCGCCGGACCCGTCCAGCTACGACTGGTGCACGATCGGCGGCAACCTCTCCACCAACGCGGGCGGGCTGTGCTGCGTGAAGTACGGCGTCACCACCGACTCGGTGCTGGGCCTGGAAGTCGTCCTGGCCGACGGGTCGATCCTGAGGACCGGCCGCCGCACCGTGAAGGGCGTCGCCGGGTACGACCTGGCGCGGCTGTTCGTCGGCAGCGAGGGCACACTCGGCGTGATCACCCAGGCCACCGTGGCACTGCGACCACTTCCCCAGGCGCCCGGCACGCTCGTCGCCGGGTTCGACACCACCGAGGCGGCCGGCACCGCGGTGGCGCGCACCGTGCGCGAGGGCCTGGTGCCCTCACTGATGGAGATCATGGACGCCAGCTCCATCAAGGCGGCCGAAACGTACCTGAACACCGACCTCGGCGCGGGCTCCGACTGCCAGGCGCTCCTGCTGTGCCAGTCCGACTCGGGCGGCGAGGCCGCGCGGCGCGAACTGGCCGCGCTGGAGCAGATCTGCCAGGACTCGGGCGCGACGATGACGTACGCGACGGACGACCTGGCCGAGGGCCGCATGCTCATGCAGGCCCGCCGGGTGGTGCTGACCGCGCTGGAGCAGTACGGCGTGTGGCTGACCGACGACGTGTCGGTGCCGCGCACGCGCATCGCCGAGCTGATCGCCGGCTGCCAGCGGATCAGCGACGACGTCGGGCTGCGCATCGCCGTGGTCGGGCACGCCGGCGACGGCAACATGCACCCCACGATCGTCTACCAGCCCGACAACGAGGACGAGTTCACCCGTGCACGCAAGGCGTTCGACGCGATCCTCGACGTCGGCCTGTCCCTCGGCGGCACGGTCACCGGCGAGCACGGCGTCGGCAAGATCAAGAAGGAGTGGCTGGAGCGTGAGATCGGGCCGGTGGGCCTGCGCGTGCACCGGCAGATCAAGCAGGCCCTCGACCCCGGGAACCTGTTCAACCCGGGGTCGATGTTCTCGATGACCTAA
- a CDS encoding SDR family oxidoreductase, translating to MANVKGKVVLITGAARGIGAGLAERLAARGAKVALVGLEADEQRRVAERIGDSARAWEADVTDWAALEKATAGVVEHFGGIDIVIANAGIATTGFVRSVDPAAFEKVIEVDLLGVWRTFRVTLPHVIERKGYLLAISSLAAITHAPGMANYAAAKAGVEAFSNSLRAEVAHLGVKVGVAHPTWIRTDLVESADAHPVFGKMRAGMPGLLGKTYPLNVALDQIEAGVLKRARVIHVPKWVGLLKAVRSFLPPIVELGARGLLPSADREALEDIKARGAREASVTGHGGRAATR from the coding sequence ATGGCCAACGTAAAAGGCAAGGTCGTGCTCATCACCGGAGCTGCGCGCGGCATTGGCGCCGGGCTCGCCGAGCGGCTCGCCGCCCGCGGCGCCAAGGTTGCCCTCGTCGGGCTCGAAGCCGACGAGCAGCGCAGGGTCGCCGAGCGCATCGGCGACTCGGCGAGGGCCTGGGAAGCCGACGTCACCGACTGGGCGGCGCTGGAAAAGGCCACGGCGGGTGTCGTCGAGCACTTCGGCGGCATCGACATCGTCATCGCCAACGCGGGGATCGCCACCACCGGCTTCGTGCGCTCGGTCGATCCGGCCGCGTTCGAGAAGGTCATCGAGGTCGACCTGCTCGGCGTGTGGCGCACGTTCCGCGTCACGCTGCCGCACGTCATCGAGCGCAAGGGCTACCTGCTGGCGATCTCTTCGCTCGCCGCGATCACCCACGCGCCCGGCATGGCGAACTACGCCGCGGCCAAGGCGGGTGTCGAGGCGTTCAGCAACAGCCTCCGCGCCGAGGTCGCGCACCTGGGCGTCAAGGTCGGCGTCGCGCACCCGACCTGGATCCGCACCGACCTGGTCGAAAGCGCCGACGCGCACCCGGTCTTCGGCAAGATGCGCGCCGGCATGCCCGGTCTGCTCGGCAAGACCTACCCGCTGAACGTCGCGCTGGACCAGATCGAGGCGGGTGTCCTCAAGCGCGCCCGCGTCATCCACGTGCCGAAGTGGGTCGGCCTGCTCAAGGCCGTCCGGTCGTTCCTGCCGCCGATCGTCGAGCTGGGCGCGCGCGGCCTCCTGCCGTCCGCGGACCGGGAAGCGCTGGAGGACATCAAGGCACGCGGTGCGCGCGAGGCATCCGTGACAGGGCATGGTGGACGGGCAGCCACCCGATAG